Within Pangasianodon hypophthalmus isolate fPanHyp1 chromosome 11, fPanHyp1.pri, whole genome shotgun sequence, the genomic segment TCTGACTTATTGTCTCATactcatcttttgatcttaaacccaaatgtcttcagtgtatagcaaaaacaaaagaactggctttgctgttctaatactttcggaggggactgtattacaggagaatttaatctcactGGCCTAGTACCTGAACCTGGGGAGAAGGTGGATGATTCAACaagataacaacccaaaacatccagccaaaataactcaagaaggcctGGCATGGCCTAGCCAGCctcctgacttgaatcccaTGAGGGATCCTTATAACCCTCCAaaaattgaaccacaatgctACAAAAAAGCTTACATCTTACCGCAGAAGTCTCAAAGTTGTAACGGCCAACAGCAGttttgcaacaaagtactaatgttggtCATTTGTGGTGTCTGAACACTTTTCCCCTATCagttttatgtatgtatttgtttggttataaatacatactttttttgttcatatttacaagCACAAAGTCAAAAGTCATTacgtgtaaatttgaagtggattaATGCAGTGGAagtattttcaataaaaaaaataaaagtgtctgaGTACTTACTTCCCCACACTGGATTACAGGCTGGATTTTAACAATGGTATTGTAAAGGTGGctgtatattaataatgaataatgagaTAGTGCCACTCTTACTCCTGTTTGATCTCCTGGACCTTCTCCTGATAGCTCTGATCTTCTGGATGATCTTGTGCACTCTGCTTCGCTAGTTGTAATTTTGCTGTCTGTAAGAAAGATTTTTAATAGTCAAAATTCTTACCACTCTGTTCTGAATGAATTTACTAGCCTAGCGAATGCAAGTGCAtaactttaagaaagaaaacttCCTTCAGCCACACAGCTCTAACAAACTTGAGCAAAATGCACAATGACTTAGATCATATATCACAATAAAGATATTATcacaaaaagatttttaatgtcCTCAAGTATTGAAACTATAGTGTAGCTACATATGCTATTATAACAACTACATCTGTTGAATATCAAACTCAAGACATTAGTCCAGGGTCAAATTAGGGGTCATGACCCCATGTGGCTTCACTTGAATTACAAATGGGGTCATGAGAGAAACACTTCATCTCCtctgttgttttattcatttattttacaaagtattttacaaacacaaaaatacgCCAAAACAAGTGAATATGGATTTACAATTTACTGTAAATCTGAAAACCAGGTTTTTGTAAATCTTTggaaaagttttttctttttcttccctaaaacctgtttttcacttgatttttgttggttgctatatcacattaaaaggAGGatcatgatttatcttggtttaatttttttacctcacaaaaacctgccgttgtaacaggggtatgtagactttttatatctgtaAATTCCTCTGTCCCAAAGACTTCTGTGTGGCAGAAAACCTACTAACTGCTATTGTATATTGTAATTACTCACACATGATTCGGacacatttaatgctgtgacCAGGTGTTAAAAGTGACCAGGTTGCTTCTGTCAATTTAGCAATCAAGATGCCAAGATGCCAAGATGCAACCACAAATGGTCAGTGGAGACACACTTGGGTCATATGAGAATCTGCCTTGGCTGTCCACTTGGGACTGGATCATGTGAGACAGGTGTTGATAGCGAGTATGAACAGGGCTGAAGTCAGTGAGCGATGGTCCTGAGGCTTAAATATGCATGTTTTCATGTATAgtattaataaacaaatcaatCCATGTATCAGATACAACAGTGTTGCTGGGTGGTGTGTCTGCTATTTTGGCAGGGGAAGTCAGTCATCTAGTAAGCTGAGCTAGCATTTGTGTCATTATGATGGGAAGATCGTATAAACTCCTACAGCAGCAAGGCtgaaaaatcagaataaaacagCAATCTCTGTAAGCTTTCGCAGTGGGGTGAATGTGTCTGTAGCATATAACCCTACTAAAATGGCAGAATGACCCCCTAATGTAGAGTGATGTGACATCTATTCTCAAGCCCTACACTAGGTCTGTGTGGGACCTTTGAGATTTGGTGAATGTATTAAAAAACTTTATGGCACCATATGTACTTGGCATTTACATCCGTCTCAGGTGATCCAACCACAAGCGGCCAGCAATAAGGAGAGCTCTTAACACTTGGCATTTTCATGCTTAAAGAATATGTCTCCAGTGACCACTTGGATTAGGCTGAATGGCTATTATCATATCAGaatctgttctgtttttcaatTAGGATAAAAACCAAAGGTGAGCCAATCATGGCACAGTCAGTGGTTTCAACATATTTTCTTCATGGCTGCCTAATGAGTGAGTAACTTCAGCTTACCTATTGtctttaataatacatttataaaaatacttaCCTGCtaccttttttgtttcttgcaaACTTGTGACTGACACTCAGATAGAATGTTACTTAAATTACAGTACATTTGACAATGATAATCATGATGTTGGATTGGTTTGGAAAAATAATACTTTGAGTGGGAATTGGGCTGGTTGGCATACTGCTTGGCATGACTGAATTTATCCATACAGAATATTATTCatacattgattttttttttaaattaatggcTACTAAAGCTGACAAAATCGTGTTTATGTATTTCTGGTTTAGAGCCGGCACAACTGTAAAATTTCTTTGGTTCCAGTTAAATTATTCAACAATGGTTTAAATTACAGACTTAATACTTCCCACATAACATCTTGCACATGTTTACATCTTTCATGTGCAACTTTCCTCATATTATCAATTTAACTGAAACCAGAGTGGAACAGCAGAGTGGAACAGCATGTAACATTGTGTGGGtcaaaaaacactgtaaacttACATCAGGAAATCTTTTTAACCGTCACGCATTCCCAACTCTGTGTGATATGCCTTTGAGGGTGGCTCGAAAACTACTGAGTAATTTAAAAAGATCACTGTCTGTCCATTACGCACATGTGGAGAAGCACCGATTTAAAGATGTATTGTAATCTTCATCAATTGATGGATATTAGTGTGTGCATCTTTTCCATCACAGCGCTGCCCCTTTCCACTGCTCTTATAAGTCTGACAGCCTCTGAAGCAGTGTTCTGTATAATTTTAACAGATGTTACAATTAGATCACAAGTTGCACCCATAATTTCTAATAATCTTGCAAACAGAAGGAGCATGGGTTTGGGTTTTTCACAAATATCTCCACCATGAGTGGATCAATCCTGCTGCTTTtttcagacagacagggagaagTGACGCACTTGTATACATaaaccaatcagccataacattaaaccactTCTTGAAGTTGaggtgttggaagcaggaaaaatgggcaagtggaaggatcagagcatctccaaaacagcaggtcttgtgaggtgttccaggtatgcagtggttagtacctaccaagagtggtccaaagaaggacaaccggtgaaatgggcgcccaaggctcactgatgcacgtggggagcgaaggctagcctgtctggtccaatcccacgtgggcatcatgtggacagctgggtgtgtgtgcgctgctTACCTGGGAAAGAGATGACACCACGatacactatgggaagaaggcaagccggcggaggcagtgtgatgctctgggcaatgttctgctgggaaaccttgggtcctgatgttcatgtggatgttactttgacacgtaccacctacctaaacattgctgcagaccaagttacactccttcatggcaacagtattccctaatggcagtggcctctttcagcaggataatgctccctgacacactgcaaaaattcttcaggaatggtttgaggaacatgagagagatttcaaggtgttgacttggcctccaatttcagtagatctcaatctgatcgagcggGATGTGGGATGTGGGATCTGtgggacaaacaagtccgatccatggaagcactacctcgcaacttacacgacttaaaggatctgctgctaccGTCTTGgagccagataccacagcacaccttcagaggtcttgtggagtccatgcctcgacgggtcagagctgttctggtggcacgagggggacctacacaatattaggcaggtggttttaatgttatggctgatcagtacATGTAATGAAGTCACAGTTGCAGCGTGCATTTAGGTTTGTTACAAGTGTGCCGGCTCTCCCCTACTCTCTGCTTTAAATTCCAAAGTTGTCATgtcatgtttaaatattaattacaaaataaatgtctgctattaaaaaaaaaaaatcactgaaatattACTTGAGCATCATTCAACTCAAGTAACAAACAATTTATTCCAAATACACACCAACTCtagtttctgtttctctttgatTTGCAGCTTCTCGATATGTTCAGAGAGATCTGGTCGGTTGAAATCTTGATGAAGGCGGTCTTTAATCTCCAGCACCTCTTTGGAGATGCCACAGAATGCTTTGGTGATCTCGTGAACCAGCTGTCTGTAATGCTCAAAGTCATAATCTGGCCCTGTCCTCAGGTACGCCTCATGACCTCTGCAATAAACATAAAGCAACCACattaactaaataaaacacacacacacacacacacacacaccccacaccaggggttcccaaactaggggtcgtGATCCCATGTGGAGTGGCTTGATTTACAAATAGAGTcttgagagaaactcacaatctcctcttctGTTTCAGTCAATTACTTTACAGATTATTACTAGAAATATCAAAGacggattttgtgtgctaatttgaaatgtcacattcagacaagccatgACTATTACAGTCTTTTTTACAAAAATGGACAAATCTCCCTATCCGTCTACCTCTGCTAAATAAACTAGTGCTGTCTCAAATCATATACGTTATATATTATGCTAGACCATTATTGAGTACTGACACTAACTGGTTTTCTTAttagtgtttgtattttataaacCTCTCATGTTGCCTTCAAACCTACGTTTCTGCATTCTACATCTGTATTTtctagattaataaataatttaattagtaAATATAGTCACCATTGTCGATTTTGAGATGGAGTCCTTGACACCAGTGGAAAGgtttaaagagagacagagctcgtCAGCGTATTTAACGTCACTGTGAAATTAAACGTCTGACACTTTGACCTGGAAACCTGCTGGACTGGGAAattttggctctgacgtgccgTCTAGAAGATGTCACTTTTATATGTACATAAGATACgtattgagtgtgtgtatataatactgTTTCACACCACCTCAACGTggattatttcctataacaacacaacgcttcccactagactggtaaaGCAGCACAGGGGatatattcctttggttttttgTCACttccattacacacacaaaatgttactaacataataaaatgttcaaatgtttcagtagtcctatattataaatgtggaattaaaaaaaagtaggctTGGGGTCACAGGAAATTCATAATATCCATTTGGAGTTGTTTGCCCAAAAAAGTCTGGgaaccactgacacacacacacccagacagacagactgacacatgcatacacatggtattacccccccccaacacacacagatacatacaaacatatacactcacagagcactttactAGGAACATTCTTCATggtatggattccacaagatgttgcaaacattcctttgagacaTATTGATATGATTGattcacacaattcctgcagatttttcaggtgcactttcatgtgGTGAATCTCTCGTTCtatcacatcccaaaggtgttcaactggattcagatccagtgaatGGGaaagccactgaagaacactgaacttaTTGTCATGGTCataaaaccagtttgagatgacttttgctttgtgacgtgttgcattatcatgctggaagaagccattagaagatggtaaattgtggccatgaagggatgcacacggtcagcagcaatactcaaataggctgtggcattcaagtgatgattgattggtattaacgggccaaAGTGTGACAAGATCATTCCccacaccactacaccacctccaccagcctggactgttgacagaAGGCAGGctggtccatggattcatgctgtttgcACCCAaatctgaccctaccatctgagtgcctcagcagaaatcaagcttcatcagaccaggctacgtttttccagtcttcagctgtccagttttggtgagcctgtgcccactgcagcctcagctttctgttcttggctgacagaagtggaacctgacgtggtcttctgttgATGATGTGTCTtctgtgagatgcttttctgctcaccacaattgtagagtgtggttatctgagttactgtagcctttctgtcagctcgaaccagcctggccattctcctttgacctctctcatcaacaagacgtttCCGTCTGCAgacctgctgctcactggatgtttttactttattgcaccattctgttgtgtgtgaaaatcccaggatggGATTGTGGTTGATGGTTGATgagaacattacctgaagctgctggcctgtatctgcatgatggtattagataactgcatgaaagaGTAGgagtacaagtgttcctaataaactgctcAGTgagtgcgcgcgcgcgcacacacacacacacacacacacacacattaaccaccaccaccaccccaacacacacacacacacacacacacacacacacaaacacaaacacaccaccaccaccaccaccccaacacacacacacacacacacacacttactcttcAAATAGTTTATACGCCTCCATGCGCTCAGTCTGAAGTGCGTAAAAACGTCGGACCAAACATTTGAAATCTGAGGGAACCTTTAAAAAACATCGTCAAATTATGAAACCATGAATAAGggttaagttaaaaaaaaactaagcatAAACCACTGGACTGGCCTACATTAAAGGCTAATATTCATCATAATAAAGAGCTCTTTAACGTACCATCGCTGCACCAGCGGTGCTCATCTCTCCTCTCACCAGCCAgcgaattcatttattttacttccGGGGAATGTCAGTAGGatattgtcaaaataaaagtcaacCCTCGCCAACGCTCCGTTCACGACATTTGGAAACTCGGAATTTCCCACATTAGAGCGTTCACAGGAACTAAACTTCTGTCTTCCGTCGCTgtctaaaaaaatgaaattaaagagTTGTGTGGTTGgtgcttaatttatttttaaagtggatGTGATAATTCATGGTTATTAGCACTGAAAATTACATGAAAGAGCAGTTTGATCAGAAGTCTTGCAGAAagcttattaatattttgtttatcaAAGCATCACCCAGTaccaaatataaacagaaactcAAAAGACGACTTAAAATCCTTAAATTAACATGTTATTTCTTGCTCTTAAGTTTCACTATGGGCGCCGCCATGTTGAAGTGACGTCACAGCCCGGATAAGTCGGAGCTCTGGATAAACTCCGAGTCGGAATTA encodes:
- the rex1bd gene encoding required for excision 1-B domain-containing protein, whose translation is MSTAGAAMVPSDFKCLVRRFYALQTERMEAYKLFEEGHEAYLRTGPDYDFEHYRQLVHEITKAFCGISKEVLEIKDRLHQDFNRPDLSEHIEKLQIKEKQKLELTAKLQLAKQSAQDHPEDQSYQEKVQEIKQDIIKNKESLSEIMQDFKYDSEDAE